ATTAATAGGAGTTGAATTGTTAACTACAATACTTGCAACATCAGGATTTCCTACTCCACAATCGCAATCGCTGCCAACTGCTGTCATAATCATAGACATTCCTCCGACATAAGGATTATTACTGTCATAAGCCACAACAAATGTTACCATACCTGCTGTAGCATCTGATTTCATTGTAACTAAACCGGAATTATTAACTGTTGCAATATCAAACATAGATATTCCATAAGTAGGTATCATCCAGTCGAAATTTATTCCTGAATACTCAGTATATCCGGTACGTGTAATGTTATAAGCAGTAGCTGTAAATTGTTGAGTTGCACCCGGAGCCATAGATACATAATAAGGCTCAACAACAACAACTGTATCAGGATTTACAAGTATCTCGGCTTGTCCGATAATACCATTTGTAATTGCCTGAATATAAGTTTTCCCTGTTTTTAATGGAGTTACAAGTCCTGATGAACTAACCGTTGCAATATCAGGATATATTGATGACCATGTAAATGAAGCCGATACTTCTTCTCCGTCAGAGTTATATGCTTTAGCACTAAGTTGTTGTGTTTCATTTTTAAATAAATCTTTCGAAGCAGGAGTAACATTAACTCTTATTATAGGTAAAGTTATTTCAGGAGGACCAATAACAAGAACGGGTACAATTACAGAAGGTGTGCCATTAAGAGTAGTTGCTGTAACTGTAATATAACATTCACCAATTGCATTAAAACTTACTAAACCTGAGTTACTTACACTTGCAATATCAGAATTGCTGGATACGTATGAATAACTTGGAATAGTGCCTGATGTTGAAAGGTAAACAGCTTCAAGTTGTAAAGAACCGCCTTTTTCATATAGTATTGCAGAAGGAGCAACAACAAAAAGCGAAGGAGCAAAAATTCCTAATGGAACTGATGCTGTATAAGTTATCTCTCCTTCAGTAACCGAAGCAGTTATTTTAATATTGCCGGCACCTACAATTGTTATTATACCTGTTGTATTTATTGTAGCAACATTATCATCCGTTGTTGTCCATGTAATACTAGTTGGAATTGTTACATTGCCTGTATTATCAACTAATACAGCAGAATAAGTCATTTGATCATCCGGTTGAATTGTTTGTGCTCCGTTTTCAATAACAAGCATTTTTTGAGTATCATTTGTATTATTATTGTTATTGTTTTCATCTTCGTCTTCTTCTTTTGTACATGATGAAATAGCAATTAATAAGAAAATTGCAAATAGGGATAATACATATCCTAAAGTTTTAACAATATTAAATAGATTTGTTTTTTTCAT
This genomic stretch from Bacteroidales bacterium harbors:
- a CDS encoding Ig-like domain-containing protein; protein product: MKKTNLFNIVKTLGYVLSLFAIFLLIAISSCTKEEDEDENNNNNNTNDTQKMLVIENGAQTIQPDDQMTYSAVLVDNTGNVTIPTSITWTTTDDNVATINTTGIITIVGAGNIKITASVTEGEITYTASVPLGIFAPSLFVVAPSAILYEKGGSLQLEAVYLSTSGTIPSYSYVSSNSDIASVSNSGLVSFNAIGECYITVTATTLNGTPSVIVPVLVIGPPEITLPIIRVNVTPASKDLFKNETQQLSAKAYNSDGEEVSASFTWSSIYPDIATVSSSGLVTPLKTGKTYIQAITNGIIGQAEILVNPDTVVVVEPYYVSMAPGATQQFTATAYNITRTGYTEYSGINFDWMIPTYGISMFDIATVNNSGLVTMKSDATAGMVTFVVAYDSNNPYVGGMSMIMTAVGSDCDCGVGNPDVASIVVNNSTPINLTLTTGTLMLDVTAYDADEFEVTEPLLVFCSDNITVANVDTDGTLIPTGEGTATITICSGSYASTEVTVNVTMF